From the Sebastes fasciatus isolate fSebFas1 chromosome 3, fSebFas1.pri, whole genome shotgun sequence genome, one window contains:
- the primpol gene encoding DNA-directed primase/polymerase protein isoform X2 — MRKWGDRLKKVEQLAQSFQLNPMAAHYKPRLWPCQPSSVWKLFPRQCMAISFAQSCKEPVHVFALEKEKTSLGQRVFLVTSYSELWHYYRTYTQSLMHCYEVIPEGAVCKLYFDLEFHKPSNKGADGKTMVSSLIQYVCDKLMEVYGIECSTKNVLNLDSSTEEKFSRHLIFNLQNAAFKDNIHVGRFIHAILHPVLSTAKSCLNVGMKSVAENSETRVSEGTPAKAEETAESPQAKRRKLEERDLSFLQVKNKNDQDCLFVDLGVYTKNRNFRLYKSSKVGKNAAFTVADDNEFIGKPEKGISAEESVFLASLVCNMSFTGQRILTSDVPETKESKTSQPHCQQGSATYPGSLSGCLSSPHQEVDNFILTVVRKDGVHGSIRRWNYFAAEQLLVYDIAKYRWCENVERFHKSNNIMIIVDLKEEVWYQKCHDPECKNFRSSSYPLPQEICVSYIMALDEEDQAYLMDDAGNIEPSQASNQTPQSGVCPEEESADLWGDGQDDQDYLESLNDFEQNSGDVSDEALLKCMADFDTQ; from the exons ATGAGGAAGTGGGGAGACCGACTGAAGAAGGTTGAGCAGCTTGCTCAGTCGTTCCAGCTGAATCCTATGGCCGCACACTACAAACCTCGACTGTGGCCGTGCCAGCCTTCCTCCGTCTGGAAGCTCTTCCCTCGTCAGTGTATGGCGATCAGCTTCGCTCAGAGCTGCAAAGAG CCtgtacatgtttttgcacttgAGAAAGAAAAGACATCCCTGGGTCAAAGGGTCTTCCTGGTTACCAGTTACAGTGAGCTGTGGCATTACTACAG GACGTACACACAGTCCTTGATGCACTGCTATGAGGTGATACCAGAGGGCGCTGTTTGTAAGCTTTACTTTGACTTGGAGTTCCacaagccctcaaacaaaggAGCTGATGGGAAAACTATGGTGTCATCACTTATCCAG TATGTTTGTGACAAGCTAATGGAAGTTTATGGGATTGAATGCTCCACAAAAAATGTCCTGAATCTTGACTCCAGCACAGAAGAGAAGTTCAGTCGACATCTCATCTTCAATCTCCAAAATGCAGCTTTCAAAGACAACATACATGTGG GCAGGTTTATTCATGCTATACTTCACCCAGTCCTGAGCACAGCCAAAAGTTGCCTGAATGTTGGGATGAAGTCAGTGgcagaaaacagtgaaacacg CGTCTCTGAAGGGACGCCAGCAAAGGCAGAAGAGACGGCTGAGAGTCCACAAGCCAAGAGGCGCAAGCTGGAAGAGAGAGACCTCAGCTTCCTCCAGGTGAAAAACAAGAATGACCAAGACTGTCTCTTTGTTGATCTTG gTGTTTACACCAAGAACAGAAATTTCCGCCTCTACAAGTCATCAAAAGTGGGAAAGAACGCTGCATTCACGGTGGCAGACGACAACGAGTTTATTGGCAAACCTGAGAAGGGGATTTCTGCGGAGGAAAGTGTGTTCTTGGCTTCCTTAGTCTGTAATATGAG TTTCACAGGTCAGAGAATTCTTACGTCTGACGTCCCAGAAACAAAGGAGTCCAAAACCTCGCAGCCTCATTGCCAGCAGGGATCAGCCACATATCCAG GCTCACTTTCTGGCTGCCTGTCATCCCCTCATCAAGAAGTGGACAACTTCATATTAACTGTGGTTAGAAAGGACGGCGTACATGGAA GCATCAGACGATGGAACTACTTTGCTGCTGAACAACTGCTCGTGTACGACATCGCAAAGTACCGCTGGTGTGAAAACGTGGAAAGGTTTCATAAAAGCAACAACATCAT GATTATTGTGGACCTCAAAGAGGAAGTGTGGTACCAGAAGTGTCATGATCCTGAATGCAAGAACTTCAGGTCCTCAA GTTACCCACTGCCACAGGAGATCTGCGTCAGCTACATCATGGCACTG GATGAGGAAGATCAGGCTTACTTAATGGACGATGCTGGCAACATTGAACCCAGCCAGGCGTCAAACCAGACCCCACAGAGCGGAGTGTGTCCAGAGGAGGAATCAGCTGACCTGTGGGGAGACGGACAGGACGACCAGGACTATTTAGAGAGCCTCAACGACTTTGAACAAAACAGCGGGGATGTCTCTGATGAGGCTCTGCTCAAATGTATGGCAGATTTTGACACCCAGTAG
- the primpol gene encoding DNA-directed primase/polymerase protein isoform X1, which translates to MRKWGDRLKKVEQLAQSFQLNPMAAHYKPRLWPCQPSSVWKLFPRQCMAISFAQSCKEPVHVFALEKEKTSLGQRVFLVTSYSELWHYYRTYTQSLMHCYEVIPEGAVCKLYFDLEFHKPSNKGADGKTMVSSLIQYVCDKLMEVYGIECSTKNVLNLDSSTEEKFSRHLIFNLQNAAFKDNIHVGRFIHAILHPVLSTAKSCLNVGMKSVAENSETRSVSEGTPAKAEETAESPQAKRRKLEERDLSFLQVKNKNDQDCLFVDLGVYTKNRNFRLYKSSKVGKNAAFTVADDNEFIGKPEKGISAEESVFLASLVCNMSFTGQRILTSDVPETKESKTSQPHCQQGSATYPGSLSGCLSSPHQEVDNFILTVVRKDGVHGSIRRWNYFAAEQLLVYDIAKYRWCENVERFHKSNNIMIIVDLKEEVWYQKCHDPECKNFRSSSYPLPQEICVSYIMALDEEDQAYLMDDAGNIEPSQASNQTPQSGVCPEEESADLWGDGQDDQDYLESLNDFEQNSGDVSDEALLKCMADFDTQ; encoded by the exons ATGAGGAAGTGGGGAGACCGACTGAAGAAGGTTGAGCAGCTTGCTCAGTCGTTCCAGCTGAATCCTATGGCCGCACACTACAAACCTCGACTGTGGCCGTGCCAGCCTTCCTCCGTCTGGAAGCTCTTCCCTCGTCAGTGTATGGCGATCAGCTTCGCTCAGAGCTGCAAAGAG CCtgtacatgtttttgcacttgAGAAAGAAAAGACATCCCTGGGTCAAAGGGTCTTCCTGGTTACCAGTTACAGTGAGCTGTGGCATTACTACAG GACGTACACACAGTCCTTGATGCACTGCTATGAGGTGATACCAGAGGGCGCTGTTTGTAAGCTTTACTTTGACTTGGAGTTCCacaagccctcaaacaaaggAGCTGATGGGAAAACTATGGTGTCATCACTTATCCAG TATGTTTGTGACAAGCTAATGGAAGTTTATGGGATTGAATGCTCCACAAAAAATGTCCTGAATCTTGACTCCAGCACAGAAGAGAAGTTCAGTCGACATCTCATCTTCAATCTCCAAAATGCAGCTTTCAAAGACAACATACATGTGG GCAGGTTTATTCATGCTATACTTCACCCAGTCCTGAGCACAGCCAAAAGTTGCCTGAATGTTGGGATGAAGTCAGTGgcagaaaacagtgaaacacg CAGCGTCTCTGAAGGGACGCCAGCAAAGGCAGAAGAGACGGCTGAGAGTCCACAAGCCAAGAGGCGCAAGCTGGAAGAGAGAGACCTCAGCTTCCTCCAGGTGAAAAACAAGAATGACCAAGACTGTCTCTTTGTTGATCTTG gTGTTTACACCAAGAACAGAAATTTCCGCCTCTACAAGTCATCAAAAGTGGGAAAGAACGCTGCATTCACGGTGGCAGACGACAACGAGTTTATTGGCAAACCTGAGAAGGGGATTTCTGCGGAGGAAAGTGTGTTCTTGGCTTCCTTAGTCTGTAATATGAG TTTCACAGGTCAGAGAATTCTTACGTCTGACGTCCCAGAAACAAAGGAGTCCAAAACCTCGCAGCCTCATTGCCAGCAGGGATCAGCCACATATCCAG GCTCACTTTCTGGCTGCCTGTCATCCCCTCATCAAGAAGTGGACAACTTCATATTAACTGTGGTTAGAAAGGACGGCGTACATGGAA GCATCAGACGATGGAACTACTTTGCTGCTGAACAACTGCTCGTGTACGACATCGCAAAGTACCGCTGGTGTGAAAACGTGGAAAGGTTTCATAAAAGCAACAACATCAT GATTATTGTGGACCTCAAAGAGGAAGTGTGGTACCAGAAGTGTCATGATCCTGAATGCAAGAACTTCAGGTCCTCAA GTTACCCACTGCCACAGGAGATCTGCGTCAGCTACATCATGGCACTG GATGAGGAAGATCAGGCTTACTTAATGGACGATGCTGGCAACATTGAACCCAGCCAGGCGTCAAACCAGACCCCACAGAGCGGAGTGTGTCCAGAGGAGGAATCAGCTGACCTGTGGGGAGACGGACAGGACGACCAGGACTATTTAGAGAGCCTCAACGACTTTGAACAAAACAGCGGGGATGTCTCTGATGAGGCTCTGCTCAAATGTATGGCAGATTTTGACACCCAGTAG
- the acsl1a gene encoding long-chain-fatty-acid--CoA ligase 1a isoform X2 translates to MQAQEVLRHLRIPDLEDVRQYVRGLPTNALMGMGAFAAITTYWFATRPKALKPPCDLGMQSVEMPGGERSRRSVLNDSDEHMTHYYSDARTMYEVFLRGLRVSNDGPCLGSRKPNQPYEWLSYKEVIDRAEHIGSALLHRGHSHTGDKYIGIFSQNRPEWTISELACYTYSMVAVPLYDTLGTEAIGYILDRAGISSVICDVPEKARMILDCVSGQGRTVKTIVIMEAFDSELVTRGEECGIEILSLKEFEALGKANLQKAVPPNPEDLALICFTSGTTGNPKGAMLTHGNVISNTAAFIRMTEGTLTPTNKDVHISFLPLAHMFERVVEGVILIHGARIGYFQGDIRLLMDDLKTLQPTVFPVVPRLLNRMFDKVFSQANTPLKRWVLDFAFSRKEAELKSGVVRKDSLWDKLIFKKVQASLGGRVRLIITGAAPVSPTILTFLRAALGCQFYEGYGQTECTAGCSMSMPGDWTAGHVGPPLPCNSIKLVDVAEMNYLAANGEGEVCVKGPNVFQGYLKDPERTAEAIDQDGWLHTGDVGKWLPNGTLKITDRKKHIFKLAQGEYIAPEKIETVYSLSDPVAQIFVHGESLQACLVGIVVPDPDFLPIWLKKKGIEGSYSELCSNQDVKNAILEDLLRLGKEAGLKSFEQVRDIGLHPEMFSIQNGLLTPTLKAKRAELRSRFREHIDELYAKIKM, encoded by the exons ATGCAGGCTCAGGAAGTCCTGAGACATCTGCGGATTCCCGATCTGGAGGATGTTCGGCAGTACGTGCGCGGCTTACCCACCAACGCACTCATGGGCATGGGTGCCTTCGCCGCCATCACCACCTACTGGTTTGCCACCCGGCCGAAAGCCCTCAAACCCCCCTGTGACCTCGGCATGCAGTCCGTGGAAATGCCA ggTGGAGAACGTTCAAGGAGGTCGGTACTGAACGACAGCGACGAGCACATGACGCACTACTACAGCGATGCACGCACAATGTATGAGGTGTTCCTACGAGGGCTCCGAGTATCAA ATGATGGACCTTGTCTAGGATCGAGGAAACCAAACCAGCCGTACGAGTGGCTGTCTTATAAGGAG GTGATAGACCGAGCGGAGCACATCGGCTCTGCTCTCCTTCACAGAGGACACTCTCATACAGGAGACAAGTATATCGGCATCTTTTCCCAGAACAGGCCAGAG tGGACCATTTCAGAGCTGGCCTGTTACACATACTCCATGGTGGCAGTTCCATTGTACGACACACTCGGCACCGAGGCCATCGGCTACATTCTCGACAGAG CCGGCATCTCATCAGTGATCTGCGACGTACCCGAAAAAGCCAGAATGATTCTGGACTGTGTCAGTGGGCAAGGGCGAACGGTGAAGACGATTGTGATCATGGAAGCGTTTGACAGCGAGCTGGTGACACGTGGAGAGGAGTGTGGAATTGAGATTCTGAGTTTAAAGGAGTTTGAG GCCTTGGGTAAAGCCAACCTCCAGAAAGCAGTG CCCCCTAACCCAGAGGACCTCGCACTTATCTGCTTTACATCTGGAACCACAG GAAACCCAAAAGGTGCAATGCTTACTCATGGAAATGTAATCTCCAACACTGCAGCTTTCATTAGAATGACGGAg GGCACACTGACACCCACCAATAAAGATGTGCACATCTCCTTCCTCCCTTTGGCCCACATGTTTGAGAGGGTGGTGGAG GGTGTCATCCTCATCCATGGGGCTCGAATCGGCTATTTCCAAGGGGACATTCGACTATTGATGGATGATTTGAAAACGCTGCAGCCGACAGTCTTCCCTGTGGTCCCACGTCTCCTCAACCGCATGTTTGATAAG GTATTTAGTCAAGCCAACACGCCGCTGAAGAGATGGGTGCTCGATTTTGCTTTCAGTAGGAAGGAGGCAGAGCTTAAAAGTGGTGTTGTCAGAAAGGACAGCCTGTGGGACAAACTCATCTTCAAGAAAGTGCAG GCGAGTCTGGGCGGACGTGTCAGACTCATCATTACAGGAGCAGCACCGGTGTCCCCAACCATCCTGACGTTTCTACGAGCTGCACTGGGCTGTCAG TTTTATGAAGGCTACGGCCAGACTGAATGTACAGCTGGGTGCTCCATGTCGATGCCCGGGGACTGGACAGCAG GTCACGTCGGGCCTCCTCTGCCCTGCAACTCTATCAAGCTGGTGGATGTGGCAGAAATGAACTACCTGGCAGCCaatggagagggagag GTGTGTGTCAAAGGACCAAATGTATTCCAGGGATACCTGAAAGATCCTGAGAGAACTGCAGAGGCAATCGACCAGGATGGATGGCTGCACACAGGAGACGTTGGCAAATGGCTTCCT AACGGCACTCTGAAGATCACTGACAGAAAGAAGCACATCTTCAAGCTGGCACAAGGAGAATACATCGCCCCCGAGAAAATAGAAACTGTGTATAGTCTCAGTGATCCAGTGGCCCAGATATTTGTTCACGGCGAAAGCTTACAG GCATGTCTGGTGGGGATAGTGGTACCTGATCCAGACTTCTTACCTATTTGGCTCAAGAAAAAAGGGATTGAAGGCTCCTACTCTGAACTGTGCAGTAACCAG GATGTGAAGAATGCCATTCTGGAGGACCTCCTGAGGTTGGGCAAAGAGGCAGGACTCAAGTCTTTTGAACAG GTAAGAGATATTGGGTTGCATCCTGAGATGTTTTCTATCCAGAACGGCCTGCTGACACCCACTCTGAAGGCCAAGAGGGCTGAGCTTCGGAGCCGCTTCAGAGAGCACATTGATGAACTCTATGCCAAAATTAAGATGTAA
- the acsl1a gene encoding long-chain-fatty-acid--CoA ligase 1a isoform X1 — protein sequence MQAQEVLRHLRIPDLEDVRQYVRGLPTNALMGMGAFAAITTYWFATRPKALKPPCDLGMQSVEMPGGERSRRSVLNDSDEHMTHYYSDARTMYEVFLRGLRVSNDGPCLGSRKPNQPYEWLSYKEVIDRAEHIGSALLHRGHSHTGDKYIGIFSQNRPEWTISELACYTYSMVAVPLYDTLGTEAIGYILDRAGISSVICDVPEKARMILDCVSGQGRTVKTIVIMEAFDSELVTRGEECGIEILSLKEFEALGKANLQKAVPPNPEDLALICFTSGTTGNPKGAMLTHGNVISNTAAFIRMTEVHCMLTLHDIHVSYLPLAHMFERVVQGVILIHGARIGYFQGDIRLLMDDLKTLQPTVFPVVPRLLNRMFDKVFSQANTPLKRWVLDFAFSRKEAELKSGVVRKDSLWDKLIFKKVQASLGGRVRLIITGAAPVSPTILTFLRAALGCQFYEGYGQTECTAGCSMSMPGDWTAGHVGPPLPCNSIKLVDVAEMNYLAANGEGEVCVKGPNVFQGYLKDPERTAEAIDQDGWLHTGDVGKWLPNGTLKITDRKKHIFKLAQGEYIAPEKIETVYSLSDPVAQIFVHGESLQACLVGIVVPDPDFLPIWLKKKGIEGSYSELCSNQDVKNAILEDLLRLGKEAGLKSFEQVRDIGLHPEMFSIQNGLLTPTLKAKRAELRSRFREHIDELYAKIKM from the exons ATGCAGGCTCAGGAAGTCCTGAGACATCTGCGGATTCCCGATCTGGAGGATGTTCGGCAGTACGTGCGCGGCTTACCCACCAACGCACTCATGGGCATGGGTGCCTTCGCCGCCATCACCACCTACTGGTTTGCCACCCGGCCGAAAGCCCTCAAACCCCCCTGTGACCTCGGCATGCAGTCCGTGGAAATGCCA ggTGGAGAACGTTCAAGGAGGTCGGTACTGAACGACAGCGACGAGCACATGACGCACTACTACAGCGATGCACGCACAATGTATGAGGTGTTCCTACGAGGGCTCCGAGTATCAA ATGATGGACCTTGTCTAGGATCGAGGAAACCAAACCAGCCGTACGAGTGGCTGTCTTATAAGGAG GTGATAGACCGAGCGGAGCACATCGGCTCTGCTCTCCTTCACAGAGGACACTCTCATACAGGAGACAAGTATATCGGCATCTTTTCCCAGAACAGGCCAGAG tGGACCATTTCAGAGCTGGCCTGTTACACATACTCCATGGTGGCAGTTCCATTGTACGACACACTCGGCACCGAGGCCATCGGCTACATTCTCGACAGAG CCGGCATCTCATCAGTGATCTGCGACGTACCCGAAAAAGCCAGAATGATTCTGGACTGTGTCAGTGGGCAAGGGCGAACGGTGAAGACGATTGTGATCATGGAAGCGTTTGACAGCGAGCTGGTGACACGTGGAGAGGAGTGTGGAATTGAGATTCTGAGTTTAAAGGAGTTTGAG GCCTTGGGTAAAGCCAACCTCCAGAAAGCAGTG CCCCCTAACCCAGAGGACCTCGCACTTATCTGCTTTACATCTGGAACCACAG GAAACCCAAAAGGTGCAATGCTTACTCATGGAAATGTAATCTCCAACACTGCAGCTTTCATTAGAATGACGGAg GTACACTGCATGCTGACCCTACATGACATTCATGTATCCTATCTCCCCCTAGCTCACATGTTTGAGAGGGTTGTACAG GGTGTCATCCTCATCCATGGGGCTCGAATCGGCTATTTCCAAGGGGACATTCGACTATTGATGGATGATTTGAAAACGCTGCAGCCGACAGTCTTCCCTGTGGTCCCACGTCTCCTCAACCGCATGTTTGATAAG GTATTTAGTCAAGCCAACACGCCGCTGAAGAGATGGGTGCTCGATTTTGCTTTCAGTAGGAAGGAGGCAGAGCTTAAAAGTGGTGTTGTCAGAAAGGACAGCCTGTGGGACAAACTCATCTTCAAGAAAGTGCAG GCGAGTCTGGGCGGACGTGTCAGACTCATCATTACAGGAGCAGCACCGGTGTCCCCAACCATCCTGACGTTTCTACGAGCTGCACTGGGCTGTCAG TTTTATGAAGGCTACGGCCAGACTGAATGTACAGCTGGGTGCTCCATGTCGATGCCCGGGGACTGGACAGCAG GTCACGTCGGGCCTCCTCTGCCCTGCAACTCTATCAAGCTGGTGGATGTGGCAGAAATGAACTACCTGGCAGCCaatggagagggagag GTGTGTGTCAAAGGACCAAATGTATTCCAGGGATACCTGAAAGATCCTGAGAGAACTGCAGAGGCAATCGACCAGGATGGATGGCTGCACACAGGAGACGTTGGCAAATGGCTTCCT AACGGCACTCTGAAGATCACTGACAGAAAGAAGCACATCTTCAAGCTGGCACAAGGAGAATACATCGCCCCCGAGAAAATAGAAACTGTGTATAGTCTCAGTGATCCAGTGGCCCAGATATTTGTTCACGGCGAAAGCTTACAG GCATGTCTGGTGGGGATAGTGGTACCTGATCCAGACTTCTTACCTATTTGGCTCAAGAAAAAAGGGATTGAAGGCTCCTACTCTGAACTGTGCAGTAACCAG GATGTGAAGAATGCCATTCTGGAGGACCTCCTGAGGTTGGGCAAAGAGGCAGGACTCAAGTCTTTTGAACAG GTAAGAGATATTGGGTTGCATCCTGAGATGTTTTCTATCCAGAACGGCCTGCTGACACCCACTCTGAAGGCCAAGAGGGCTGAGCTTCGGAGCCGCTTCAGAGAGCACATTGATGAACTCTATGCCAAAATTAAGATGTAA